A part of Bacilli bacterium genomic DNA contains:
- the iolC gene encoding 5-dehydro-2-deoxygluconokinase: MNKSVASYITFPTGKALDFTAIGRLCIDLNANEINRPMEETTTFTKYVGGSPANITIGMSRFGMKTAFIGKIADDQMGRFIKRYLEKNGIITENVITDRTGAVTGLAFTEIKSPSDCSILMYRDNVADLKLQPGEVSEDLIAKSKVLLVSGTALAQSPSREAVFLALHYARKHGAVIVLDLDYRPYTWTSSEETAVYYNLAAEKCDILLGTREEFDMMEKFEQNPDSDDHITAGKWFQYSAKIVVIKHGKEGSIAYTSDGVGHRAKSFPAKVVKTFGAGDSYAAGFLYGLMQGWPVERSMEFGSAAACIVISSHSCSDAMPTAALVNDYIERCNRGEITV, encoded by the coding sequence GTGAATAAATCCGTGGCTTCCTATATTACTTTTCCGACCGGAAAGGCTTTGGATTTTACCGCTATCGGCAGATTATGCATTGACTTAAACGCGAACGAAATCAACCGCCCGATGGAAGAAACGACAACTTTTACGAAATATGTTGGCGGATCGCCGGCAAACATCACAATTGGCATGTCCCGTTTCGGGATGAAAACGGCTTTTATCGGCAAAATCGCGGATGATCAAATGGGGCGTTTTATCAAACGCTATTTGGAAAAGAACGGGATTATAACCGAAAACGTCATAACGGACCGAACCGGCGCGGTAACAGGCCTGGCCTTCACGGAAATCAAAAGCCCCTCGGACTGCAGCATTCTGATGTATCGCGACAATGTTGCCGATTTGAAACTACAGCCTGGCGAAGTAAGTGAAGATCTGATCGCGAAATCGAAAGTCCTGCTTGTTTCCGGTACGGCGCTCGCGCAAAGCCCGTCGCGCGAGGCGGTGTTTTTGGCGCTTCATTATGCCAGGAAACACGGCGCCGTAATCGTTTTAGATCTGGACTACCGCCCGTATACCTGGACATCTTCGGAAGAAACGGCTGTTTACTATAATTTGGCCGCGGAAAAATGCGATATATTGCTTGGCACGCGTGAAGAATTTGACATGATGGAGAAGTTTGAGCAAAACCCTGATAGCGACGACCACATAACGGCAGGCAAGTGGTTTCAATATTCCGCCAAAATTGTTGTGATCAAACACGGCAAAGAGGGCTCCATTGCCTACACCAGCGATGGGGTCGGGCACCGGGCCAAAAGCTTTCCGGCAAAAGTCGTCAAAACGTTCGGCGCCGGCGATTCGTACGCGGCGGGGTTTTTATACGGCTTGATGCAAGGATGGCCGGTAGAGCGCAGCATGGAATTTGGCAGCGCGGCGGCGTGCATCGTCATTTCCAGCCATAGCTGTTCCGATGCGATGCCAACCGCCGCTTTGGTGAACGACTATATCGAACGCTGCAACCGCGGCGAAATTACAGTTTGA
- a CDS encoding CoA-acylating methylmalonate-semialdehyde dehydrogenase translates to MAQILQNWIGGVWTNSRSAQNEPVYDPATEEVLAYVPFSTKEDVDAAVESARNAFQTWSRTPVPRRARILFRYQQLLVEHWDELAKMVTKENGKNYKEAYGEVLRGIECVEFAAGAPTLMMGKQLPDIATNLESGMYRYPVGVVGGITPFNFPMMVPCWMFPLAIACGNTFVLKPSERTPLLANRLAELFHEAGLPAGVLNIVHGAHDVVNRILEHPGITAVSFVGSQPVAEYVYKTASAHGKRVQALAGAKNHTIVMPDADLDLAAREIINAAFGSAGERCMACSVVVAVGEIGDALVQKLHAAADRITIGHGLEEGNFLGPVIRSSQKERAFKYIEIGEKEGAFLLRDGRKDAATSEKGYFVGPTLFDQVQCGMKIWEDEIFAPVLSIVRVNTLDEAIEVANRSEFANGACLFTKSGAPMRQFRETIDAGMLGINLGVPAPMSFFPFSGWKKSFYGDLHVNGADGVEFYTRKKMVTVRW, encoded by the coding sequence ATGGCACAAATTTTGCAAAACTGGATTGGCGGAGTGTGGACAAACTCCCGCTCTGCCCAAAACGAGCCGGTATATGATCCGGCTACGGAAGAAGTGCTCGCATATGTGCCTTTTTCCACGAAAGAAGATGTGGATGCAGCTGTGGAAAGCGCGAGGAATGCTTTTCAGACCTGGAGCCGCACGCCGGTACCGCGTCGGGCCCGCATTTTGTTCAGGTACCAGCAATTGCTCGTCGAACATTGGGATGAGCTTGCCAAGATGGTCACGAAAGAAAACGGAAAAAACTATAAGGAAGCATACGGTGAAGTGCTGCGCGGCATAGAATGCGTAGAATTCGCGGCCGGCGCGCCGACCTTGATGATGGGCAAACAGCTTCCGGATATCGCCACAAATCTGGAATCGGGCATGTACCGCTACCCTGTAGGCGTCGTTGGCGGAATCACACCGTTTAATTTTCCCATGATGGTGCCATGCTGGATGTTTCCGCTGGCCATTGCTTGTGGAAACACGTTTGTGCTGAAACCGTCGGAACGGACTCCGCTTTTGGCAAACCGTCTGGCCGAATTGTTCCATGAAGCGGGCTTGCCTGCCGGCGTGCTCAATATCGTGCACGGTGCACACGATGTCGTAAACCGGATATTGGAACATCCCGGGATTACGGCCGTATCGTTTGTCGGGTCGCAGCCGGTTGCGGAATATGTGTATAAAACCGCGTCCGCACATGGAAAACGCGTGCAGGCGCTGGCCGGAGCGAAGAACCATACGATTGTAATGCCGGATGCCGATCTTGATCTGGCGGCAAGGGAAATTATCAACGCGGCTTTCGGTTCTGCCGGCGAACGTTGCATGGCTTGTTCGGTCGTCGTCGCCGTGGGTGAAATCGGCGACGCGCTGGTGCAGAAATTGCATGCGGCTGCGGATCGGATTACGATCGGGCATGGGTTGGAAGAAGGCAACTTTCTTGGTCCGGTAATCCGCAGTTCGCAAAAAGAACGGGCCTTTAAATATATTGAAATCGGCGAAAAAGAAGGCGCGTTTCTGTTGCGCGACGGGCGCAAAGACGCGGCGACCAGCGAAAAAGGATATTTTGTCGGGCCCACGCTGTTCGATCAAGTCCAATGTGGCATGAAAATCTGGGAAGACGAGATTTTTGCTCCCGTCCTGTCAATCGTGCGCGTCAACACGCTTGATGAGGCGATTGAAGTTGCCAATCGCTCGGAATTCGCGAATGGCGCTTGCCTGTTTACAAAAAGCGGCGCGCCTATGCGACAGTTTCGCGAAACGATTGACGCCGGCATGCTCGGGATCAATCTGGGCGTACCTGCGCCGATGTCGTTTTTCCCGTTCTCGGGTTGGAAAAAATCGTTTTACGGAGACTTGCACGTGAATGGCGCGGACGGTGTGGAGTTTTACACCCGCAAAAAAATGGTAACCGTCCGTTGGTGA
- the fba gene encoding class II fructose-1,6-bisphosphate aldolase → MALVSMEDMLKKALEGGYAVGQFNLNNLEFTQAILQAAEAEQAPVILGVSEPYIPYMGGLKNIAGMVKALIEYENITVPVALHLDHGTSYEVCLRALFAGFTSVMIDASRLSLDDNIALTAKITAAAHVLGATVEAELGRITGREDDIVVDEVEAMYADPEECVRLVRETGIDCLAPALGSVHGPYRGQPKLGFERMGQIQRMTKLPLVLHGGSGLPEEEILTAISLGTAKINVNTDNQMAFTAAIRTHLEENSAAYDPRDYLKPAKEAIKHSVRLKIRLFGSVGKAEGN, encoded by the coding sequence ATGGCACTTGTTTCAATGGAAGATATGCTTAAAAAAGCTCTCGAAGGCGGTTACGCCGTAGGACAGTTTAATTTGAACAATCTGGAGTTTACCCAAGCGATTCTGCAAGCGGCTGAAGCGGAGCAAGCGCCCGTCATTCTTGGTGTCAGCGAACCATATATTCCTTATATGGGAGGGCTTAAAAATATCGCGGGAATGGTGAAAGCGCTGATCGAATACGAAAATATCACAGTTCCCGTCGCCTTGCATTTGGACCATGGCACGTCATATGAAGTGTGCCTGCGCGCGTTGTTTGCCGGCTTCACTTCCGTTATGATTGACGCTTCCCGTCTTTCTTTGGATGACAATATTGCGTTAACCGCGAAAATAACGGCAGCCGCCCATGTGCTGGGCGCTACGGTCGAGGCTGAGCTTGGGCGCATAACCGGCCGGGAGGACGACATTGTGGTCGATGAAGTGGAGGCTATGTATGCCGATCCCGAAGAGTGCGTCCGCCTTGTCAGAGAGACCGGAATCGATTGTCTGGCTCCGGCGCTCGGATCCGTCCATGGCCCGTATCGCGGGCAGCCAAAGCTTGGTTTTGAGCGGATGGGCCAAATTCAGCGTATGACCAAATTGCCGCTTGTGCTGCATGGGGGAAGCGGTCTGCCGGAAGAAGAAATCCTCACGGCGATTTCGCTCGGGACGGCAAAAATTAATGTCAATACGGATAATCAAATGGCTTTTACAGCCGCCATCAGAACCCATTTGGAGGAGAATTCCGCAGCATACGATCCGCGGGATTACTTGAAACCGGCGAAAGAAGCAATCAAACATTCGGTCAGATTAAAAATCCGGCTATTCGGTAGCGTTGGAAAAGCGGAGGGGAACTAA
- the iolG gene encoding inositol 2-dehydrogenase, with the protein MEKIKVGFIGAGRIGKIHIENLLRLPQVEIAAISDLYANAELAAWASAKGIGNVTQNSDDVIRNPDINAVFICSSTNTHVPLIKQAAQAGKHIFCEKPVSMDILQTEEAIEAVRQAGIGLQIGFNRRFDHNFKRVRDHVREGTIGDPHIIKITSRDPNPPHEDYIKVSGGIFMDMMIHDFDMARYLCGSEVEEVYAQGNILVDQVFAKYGDVDTAIVNMRFQNGALGVIDNSRKAVYGYDQRVEVFGSKGSVQIANDHPNTAVISSADGIVSEKPLHFFLERYREAYVEETRLFIDSLLHGRPLPVTGDDALQAERIALAAKLSYRLNRPVKIKEIYELNKS; encoded by the coding sequence ATGGAGAAAATCAAAGTCGGTTTTATTGGCGCAGGCAGAATCGGCAAAATTCACATTGAGAATTTATTGCGGCTGCCGCAGGTTGAAATTGCGGCAATCAGCGACTTGTATGCAAACGCGGAACTTGCGGCATGGGCGTCGGCAAAAGGCATCGGAAATGTTACCCAAAATAGCGATGATGTGATTCGGAATCCGGATATCAACGCGGTATTTATTTGTTCTTCAACCAATACGCATGTCCCTTTGATCAAGCAGGCCGCACAAGCGGGAAAACATATTTTTTGCGAAAAACCGGTCAGCATGGATATATTGCAAACGGAGGAAGCGATTGAAGCGGTTCGCCAGGCGGGGATTGGGTTGCAAATTGGCTTTAACCGCCGTTTCGATCACAATTTTAAGCGTGTCCGCGACCATGTGCGGGAAGGGACAATCGGCGATCCGCATATCATCAAAATAACTTCGCGCGATCCCAATCCGCCGCATGAGGACTATATCAAAGTTTCCGGCGGCATCTTCATGGACATGATGATTCACGATTTTGACATGGCACGCTATCTGTGCGGCAGTGAAGTTGAGGAAGTATATGCGCAAGGCAATATTCTCGTGGATCAGGTATTTGCCAAATACGGCGATGTGGACACGGCAATTGTCAATATGCGTTTTCAAAACGGCGCGTTGGGAGTTATCGACAACAGCCGGAAAGCTGTCTACGGCTATGACCAACGTGTGGAAGTCTTTGGCTCGAAGGGGTCTGTTCAGATCGCCAACGATCATCCGAATACGGCGGTAATCAGTTCAGCCGACGGAATTGTTTCGGAAAAACCGCTTCATTTCTTTTTGGAACGGTATCGGGAAGCCTATGTTGAGGAAACCAGACTTTTTATCGATAGCCTGTTGCACGGAAGACCGCTGCCGGTTACCGGAGATGACGCATTGCAGGCAGAGCGGATTGCGCTGGCGGCAAAGCTGTCCTACCGCCTGAACCGTCCTGTGAAAATCAAGGAAATTTATGAACTAAATAAATCATGA
- the iolB gene encoding 5-deoxy-glucuronate isomerase produces the protein MPNLIVAPEQNPDKSGQLLSITPESAGWKYVGFEVVRLAAGQTLRRDTGEREVCLVLLGGKANIASKFASWSGIGNRMSVFAKTPPYSVYVPNGDFYNIQALTDLEVAICSAPGYGNHQARLIPPDHVDVETRGYGSIERQIHHILPETKPADSLLVVEVFTPNGHWSSYPPHKHDRDALPDESFLEETYYYRIQPEHGFALQRVYTDDRTLNETLVVKNGEAVLVPRGYHPVSAPPGYDVYYLNVMAGPVRTWKFHNDADHEWILAKPDTDTN, from the coding sequence TTGCCTAATTTAATTGTTGCACCGGAACAAAACCCGGATAAAAGCGGGCAACTGCTTTCGATTACTCCGGAATCCGCCGGTTGGAAATACGTGGGCTTCGAGGTTGTTAGACTTGCTGCAGGCCAAACATTGCGCCGGGACACTGGCGAACGGGAAGTATGTCTCGTGTTGCTTGGCGGCAAAGCGAATATCGCTTCAAAATTTGCTTCATGGTCCGGCATTGGGAACAGGATGAGCGTATTTGCAAAAACGCCGCCGTATTCGGTTTATGTACCGAATGGCGATTTTTACAATATCCAGGCGCTCACCGATTTGGAAGTGGCAATTTGTTCTGCACCCGGATATGGAAACCATCAGGCGCGTTTAATTCCACCGGATCATGTCGACGTTGAAACAAGGGGATATGGCAGTATCGAACGGCAAATTCATCATATTTTGCCGGAGACGAAGCCTGCAGACAGTCTGCTTGTAGTTGAGGTTTTCACCCCGAATGGGCATTGGTCCAGCTATCCGCCGCACAAACATGACCGCGATGCGCTGCCGGACGAGTCTTTTTTGGAAGAAACATATTACTACCGGATACAACCTGAACATGGTTTTGCGCTGCAACGCGTTTATACCGATGACCGAACGTTGAATGAAACGCTTGTCGTGAAAAACGGCGAAGCCGTTTTGGTTCCGCGCGGTTATCATCCGGTGTCCGCTCCGCCCGGATACGATGTTTATTATCTGAATGTGATGGCGGGTCCGGTGCGCACCTGGAAATTTCACAATGACGCCGACCATGAATGGATTTTGGCAAAGCCTGATACCGATACCAACTGA